Sequence from the Pseudomonas frederiksbergensis genome:
TTTGACTCGAGCAAATTCCCGGACCTGGACCTGGACCGCAAAGCCTGGCCTGCGACCCCGTCGGCATCTGCCGCCGATGCCGGCAACGCTCCGGCGAGCCTGGCTGCAGCGCAACGCTGATCAACAGTCTGTTTGAAAAAAACCGGGCGCACCCCCAGCGCCCGGCGTGACACAACACAAGGTCGGCGTCATGCTCGACCTTATGTTGTGGCGGCTAACCCAAGCGGCCGTTTTCATCCTCGGAGAACACCCCCAATGAATGCCTCGACCTACCCTGCCGCCCAGCACGTCATGGTGCTCTACACCGGCGGCACCATCGGCATGCAAGCCAGCGCCAACGGCCTGGCCCCGGCATCCGGCTTCGAAGCGCGGATGCGCGACTACCTGCACAGCCAGCCTGAACTGGTAGTGCCGCAGTGGCGCTTCCGGGAGATGTCGCCGCTGATCGACAGCGCCAACATGACCCCAGCCTATTGGCAGCAACTGCGCGAAGCGGTGGTCGATGCCGTGGATGTGCAGGGCTGCGACAGCGTGCTTATCCTGCACGGCACCGACACCCTCGCCTACAGCGCCGCCGCCATGAGCTTCCAGTTGCTGGGCCTGCATGCGCGGGTCTGCTTCACCGGTTCGATGCTGCCCGCCGGCGTGACCGACAGCGACGCCTGGGAAAATCTCAGCGGCGCGCTGGTTGCCCTTGGCCACGGCCTGGCGCCAAGCGTGCACCTTTATTTCCACGGGGAACTGCTGGCGCCGACCCGTTGCGCGAAAGTACGCAGCTTCGGGCGCCATCCGTTCAAGCGCCTGGAACGCCAGGGTGGCGGCATCAAGGCGACTTCTCTGCCAACCCAGTTGAATTACAAACAGCCGAAGCAACTGGCGAACGTCGCAGCGCTGCCACTGTTCCCCGGCATCGGTGCCGAAATCATCGACGGCCTGCTGGGCAGCGGCATCCAGGGCCTGGTGCTGGAGTGCTACGGCAGCGGTACCGGGCCGAGCGACAACCCGGCGTTCCTGGCCAGCCTGGAGCGGGCGCGGGACAGCGGTGTGGTGGTGGTCGCCGTCACCCAATGCCATGAAGGCGGCGTCGAGCTGGACGTGTACGAAGCCGGCAGCCGTTTGCGCGGCGCTGGCGTGTTGTCGGGCGGCGGCATGACCCGCGAGGCAGCGTTTGGCAAGTTGCAGGCGTTGATTGGCGCTGGATTGCCGGTGGATGAGGTTCGGCGGTTGGTTGAGCTGGATCTGTGTGGCGAGCTGATCTGACGGCCTGCAAAGTTTTTGGCCGGCATATAACTTGCTCCGTCTCCAGCCTCCCAAGGCTGGAAACGGACCATGCTGCATTCCCACCTCACCACGCTCAACGCCGTCTCCCTGGTGCTCGACGCCTTCAAGCATGACGGCCTGCCACACGATGCATTGCTGGCCGGCAGCGGCATCAGCACGGCGGACTTGAGCCGGGCCGACACGCGCATCACCACCAACCAGGAGATGCAGGTCTGTGCCAACGCCGTCGCGCTCAAGCGGGATATCGGCTTGGAACTGGGCCGCAACATGCACGTTTCGTCCTACGGCATGCTGGGATACGCCCTGCTCACGAGTGCCACCTTAGGTGACGCTTTGCGTCTCGCGCTGCGCTACCCGGCGCTGTTGGGAACACTCTTCGAGCTGGCCCTGGAAGAGGACGGCGAGCACATCTGGCTCAGCGCTGGCGACTATCGGGAAAACCCGGCCCTGGCGGCGTTCAACGCCGAGTTCTGCATGGTCTCGCTGAAGGTAATCTGCAACGATTTGCTCGGTCACCCGCTGCCCTTGCGCGCAGCGCGGTTCGAACACCCAGCGCCGGATTACCACGCGCGCTACGCCAATCTCTTCGACTGCCCGGTCCGCTTCGATAGCATCGACAACGCCTTTGCCTTCGATCGCCATTGGCTGGAACAGCCCCTGCCGCTGGCCGACCCCATCACTCATCACGCCATGGCCGAACGCTGCCGCCGGCAGAACACCGAATTCACCGGCCGCCAGGCCTGGCTGGGACGCATCCGCCAACTGCTCGTCGCGCAACTCGATGCCGCCCCAGGCCTGGAGGGCTTGGCCGAACAAATGAACTGCTCGGCGCGCACCCTGCGCCGGCACCTCAAGGATCTGGGTTGCAGCTATCAGGAACTGCTCGATGAGCTGCGCTTCGAACGGGCCAAGCAGATGCTCTGTGAAGACCGACTGCCGATCTACCAGATCGCCGAACTGCTCGGTTTCAGTGAAACCGCGAGCTTTCGCCATGCCTTCGTACGCTGGAGCGGCGTGGCGCCGAGTCGGTTCAGGACGTGAAAGTTGGCTTCAAGCACGATCCCCGTGGCGAGGGAGCCATAGACTCACGCCCCGAACCAGCGCACACCCGCGCCAACAAGGGGCGATTTACGGTCAAACCTTTTGGCCATTTCGATCCCCTTTTGGCCTTTCCTGCCGTTCTCCTAAACCCTGCGTGGCGCAAGACTTGATCCAGCGAATCAGCCCTGCGGAGAACAAGAATGCTGACGATCTACTCAGACGATCACCACCTGCACCATGGACGCTGCGAATTGATGGACGGGCAGTTGATGCCCTGTTTCGAGATGCCGTCCCGGGCCGACCATGTGCTGGAGCGGGTCAAGGCTCGGGCGCTGGGGCCGGTGGAGGCGCCGCAGGATTTTGGCCTGGCGCCGATCCTGCGTATCCACAGCCCGGCGTATCTGGAATTCTTCAAGGGCGCCTGGGAGCGTTGGACCGAGTTCAACCGCGACGGTGACCTGCTGCCCTACACCTGGCCGGCCCGCACGTTGCGCACGGTGATGCCGACCAGCCTGCATGGCCAACTCGGCTATTACAGTTTCGACGGCGGTGCGCCGATTACCGCCGGCACCTGGCAAGCGGCGTACAGCGCAGCCCAGGTCGCCCTCACCGCCCAGGCCGACATCCAACGCGGCGCCCGTAGCGCCTTCGCGCTGTGCCGTCCGCCGGGGCATCATGCCGCTGGCGATTTAATGGGCGGTTATTGCTACCTCAACAACGCCGCTATCGCCGCCCAAGCCTTTCTCGACCAAGGGCACAAGAAAGTCGCGATCCTCGATGTGGATTATCACCACGGCAACGGCACCCAATCGATTTTCTACGAACGCAGCGACGTGTTGTTCGCCTCGATCCACGGACACCCGGAGGCGGAGTTTCCATTTTTCCTGGGCTACGAAGATGAGCGCGGCGAAGGCGCCGGCGCGGGCTTCAACTTCAACTACCCTTTGCCGGCAGGCTCAGGCTGGGACACGTGGAGCGCCGCCCTGGAGCAAGCCTGCGGTGAAGTCCAACGCTACGACGCCGACGTCATCGTCGTATCCCTGGGCGTGGACACGTTCAAGGACGATCCGATTTCGCAGTTCAAGCTCGACAGCCCGGACTACCTGGCGCTGGGCAAGCGCATCGCCGCCCTCGGCAAACCGACGCTGTTCGTGATGGAAGGCGGCTACGCGGTGGCAGAAATCGGCATCAATGCCGTGAACGTCCTTGAAGGTTTCCAAAGCGCCCAATGAGGAACATCAGCATGAACAGACTCAAGCGTTTGATCGCCCCGGCCCTGTGCGCCGCGCTGCTGTGTGGCGCCGCCCAGGCCGAGGAGCGTACGTTGCGCGTCTACAACTGGTTCGACTACATCACGCCCAAGGCACTGGACGATTTCAAGGCGCAGAACAGCCAGGTCAAGTTGATCTACGACATCTTCGACACCAACGAAGCCCTGGAGGCCAAGCTGCTGACGGGGAACGCCGGTTATGACGTGGTGGTGCCGTCCAATGTGTTCCTGGCCAAGCAGATCGAAGCCGGGGTGTTCCAACCGCTGGACCGCAGCAAGCTGCCGAACTGGAACCACCTCGATCCCAAGCTGATGAAGCTGATCGAAGCCAACGACCCCGGCAACAAATTCGCCGTGCCCTACATGTACGGCACGATCCTGATCGGCTTCAACCCGGACAAGGTCAAGGCAGCCCTGGGCGACAACGCGCCGGTGGACAGTTGGGACCTGATCTTCAAGGAAGAAAACATCAGCAAGCTCAAGCAGTGCGGCGTTGCCCTGCTTGATTCGCCGTCGGAAATCCTGCCCCTGGCCTTGCAGCACCTGGGCCTGGACCCCAACAGCAAGAAGCCGGCGGACTACACCAAGGCTGAAGCGCTGCTGTTGAAAATCCGGCCTTACATCACGTATTTCCACTCGTCCAAATACATGGCGGATATCGCCAACGGCGACATCTGCGTGGCCGTCGGTTATTCCGGCAGCTTTTCCCAAGCGGCCAACCGCGCCAAGGAAGCCAAGAATGGCGTGACCGTGGACATGCGCCTGCCCAAGGAAGGCGCGCCGATCTGGTTCGACATGCTCGCGATCCCCAAGGGCGCGAAGAATCCGGACGATGCCTACACCTTCATCGACTACTTGCTGCAGCCCAAGGTGATCGCGCCGATCAGCGACTTTGTCGGCTATCCGAACCCGAACAAGGACGCCACCGAAATGGTCGACCCGGCGATCCGCGGCAACCCCAACCTGTACCCGACCGAGGCGGCCATGGCCTCGCTGTACACGTTGCAACCGTTGCCCAGGGATGCCGAGCGCGCACGCACGCGGGCCTGGACGCGAATCAAGTCCGGCCAGTAACCAGGAGATCCATACATAGTTACCGCCTTCTCCGTCCCCTGTCTCCCTAGCATGAAAACCCCGAAGCGTTCGGCTTCGGGGTTTTCATCCATCTGCAGACAAGGACGTTCAAATGACACCAGAGCCAACCGGCACCCTCCCGGCCTCCGATGTGAATATCAGAGGTGCGCTGCTCAACCAGCTACTCGCGGGCCCCACATACCCAGAAGTGGCCGCCGTGCTCCTGCGGGATGCGCTCAAAGATCTCTATCCCGCCTTGGATATCAACCCTTTTACCACTGTCGTTGGCGAATCAGCCTGGGACATTGTCGACGGCGACATCGTAGAGCGCCCTAGCGTCTTTATCACCCTTAGCAATCTGCTGGCCGCACGGGTGGACACCGCCCAGCCCACCCTGCTGATCGAGGGATTGCATTTTCTGACGCAACTGCCGCTGACCGTGCCCCCCGTGCATTTGCCGGTGCGCATCGATCAGATCGGGCGCCTGATCAACGAATTGGTACCGGCCATGTTACCGGCCAGCCAGGAGCAACAACTGGCGTACTGGAACGTCCCATTCGGCGACTACGGCCCCCGTTGGCATGAACTCTCCGACACCTTGCGCAAGCTGTGGGACGTCACACAAATCGACGGATGGACAGCGGCTGAATGCGACATGGCCCGGCAACTGTTTCTATTCCCCGACCCGAAAGACCGCGAGGACAGTTATGCCAGCCATGCCTATCTGGTCGACATCAAGGCGGTGCAAGACGGCCAGGAAAGCCGCGTCAACGAAAACTCCCTGGTGGTACTGATCGGCCAGATCGAAAAAAAGGAAGTCATCCTCGCGCATTCATTGCTCAACGGTTATGAGAAATTCGAGTCACGAGAGGCACTCGGACAATCGCTTTCAAACCACCTGGGCGGCCAGGCGCACGTCTCTCGCATACGCTGGCGACTCTATGAGCCCAAAGGCAATCTCTTCGACAGCAAGGCCTGCGGGATCATCGCCACACAGATCAAAGTGCTGGGTACCCCCGGAATCTGGCGCAATACCCACTTCACCGAAGGGCAACCGCCTACGCCCGAAGGGCTGGAAACAGGACCTGGCGAGCGTTGGTATCAACAACAGATACCCGAATGGCTTCAGGATGCGTCGGTGTCCGACCAGATTCAATTCGCCCAACACATGAAGAACCTGTCGGCACTGAGCAGCGTCCATGCCGGCAAGACTTACCTGGACGATATCCTGCCCATCAAGGAATACGCCTCGCTTGCCCTAAAAGCACAAATGCAATCGGACCATGACGACGCCTCGGCGCTGACTCCGGAAAAGATCGAGATCGAGATCAAAAGTGTTATTGCCTGGGGCACCTTCGTTGTTCCCTTCAAAACAGACGTTACGCGATTCAATCTCGTCGAGCTGGCGTTGCAGAATCTGATCGCGCTGCCAGCAGGTAATAAGACAGTCAGATCACTCGACGGGACCGAGCTTCCCGACTGGATGACCGTGGAATACATCGAGAACCTCATCACTCAGGTGGATATCGGTCGCGTCTATCCCGAGCTGATCAAGCGCAAACTGCTCAATGATCCGAAAGAGTCGGCCCGACGCGAGACGCTATATACCTCCCAGTTACGCATACAGCTGCCGATGCTGGCGCTGGAGAACAAACTGCGCGGGCAGGGCAATATCGATGACTTGGGGTGTCGTTATGTCTCGGCCTTGATGCAGCCCCTGGAAGAGGATCGCAAAGTCGAAGGGCAGGAAATCGTCCTGCGCAAACTGGCCTTCGTGTCCGAGCCGCAAATCGGGCTTTCCGAAGACATCGTC
This genomic interval carries:
- a CDS encoding histone deacetylase family protein is translated as MLTIYSDDHHLHHGRCELMDGQLMPCFEMPSRADHVLERVKARALGPVEAPQDFGLAPILRIHSPAYLEFFKGAWERWTEFNRDGDLLPYTWPARTLRTVMPTSLHGQLGYYSFDGGAPITAGTWQAAYSAAQVALTAQADIQRGARSAFALCRPPGHHAAGDLMGGYCYLNNAAIAAQAFLDQGHKKVAILDVDYHHGNGTQSIFYERSDVLFASIHGHPEAEFPFFLGYEDERGEGAGAGFNFNYPLPAGSGWDTWSAALEQACGEVQRYDADVIVVSLGVDTFKDDPISQFKLDSPDYLALGKRIAALGKPTLFVMEGGYAVAEIGINAVNVLEGFQSAQ
- a CDS encoding polyamine ABC transporter substrate-binding protein → MNRLKRLIAPALCAALLCGAAQAEERTLRVYNWFDYITPKALDDFKAQNSQVKLIYDIFDTNEALEAKLLTGNAGYDVVVPSNVFLAKQIEAGVFQPLDRSKLPNWNHLDPKLMKLIEANDPGNKFAVPYMYGTILIGFNPDKVKAALGDNAPVDSWDLIFKEENISKLKQCGVALLDSPSEILPLALQHLGLDPNSKKPADYTKAEALLLKIRPYITYFHSSKYMADIANGDICVAVGYSGSFSQAANRAKEAKNGVTVDMRLPKEGAPIWFDMLAIPKGAKNPDDAYTFIDYLLQPKVIAPISDFVGYPNPNKDATEMVDPAIRGNPNLYPTEAAMASLYTLQPLPRDAERARTRAWTRIKSGQ
- a CDS encoding AraC family transcriptional regulator gives rise to the protein MLHSHLTTLNAVSLVLDAFKHDGLPHDALLAGSGISTADLSRADTRITTNQEMQVCANAVALKRDIGLELGRNMHVSSYGMLGYALLTSATLGDALRLALRYPALLGTLFELALEEDGEHIWLSAGDYRENPALAAFNAEFCMVSLKVICNDLLGHPLPLRAARFEHPAPDYHARYANLFDCPVRFDSIDNAFAFDRHWLEQPLPLADPITHHAMAERCRRQNTEFTGRQAWLGRIRQLLVAQLDAAPGLEGLAEQMNCSARTLRRHLKDLGCSYQELLDELRFERAKQMLCEDRLPIYQIAELLGFSETASFRHAFVRWSGVAPSRFRT
- a CDS encoding asparaginase, producing MNASTYPAAQHVMVLYTGGTIGMQASANGLAPASGFEARMRDYLHSQPELVVPQWRFREMSPLIDSANMTPAYWQQLREAVVDAVDVQGCDSVLILHGTDTLAYSAAAMSFQLLGLHARVCFTGSMLPAGVTDSDAWENLSGALVALGHGLAPSVHLYFHGELLAPTRCAKVRSFGRHPFKRLERQGGGIKATSLPTQLNYKQPKQLANVAALPLFPGIGAEIIDGLLGSGIQGLVLECYGSGTGPSDNPAFLASLERARDSGVVVVAVTQCHEGGVELDVYEAGSRLRGAGVLSGGGMTREAAFGKLQALIGAGLPVDEVRRLVELDLCGELI